CTTATCTACGCCCATGGAGCACACCACTAACACTCGTATCTGCATTCCTAGCTGAAATTGGCTCTTGATCCACTCCGCCTGCTCAACTGCGACAAGGTTGTTCGCACCGAACAACCGGCTCCCGGAGAAATTAAGGAATGGTAGATGTCTGTGTCGGTCGTCCATTGCAATAGGATCCGTCACTAGCTCCGAAACTATTTTCGGGGAACTGCTGAAACTACCTAATCCGAATCCAAACCAGATCGTTcatggtgatgatggtgatgatggtggTGTCGATGGTGTCGATGGTGTCGGTGAGAATGTTCCTCATCGCTGCCCTCACCGCGAGAGCCCGAACGGTACCTGGTGcgctcctcgtcctcatATTGTCGCTCGGCGCGGTATCCATCGCCGCCCTCTCGCTGACCATAACCCTCTTGTGGCCTATAGCCAGAATTCTCAAATTCATTGTAGCCAGGCTGCGGTCTACCATACACAGAGGACTCCCTGTATATTGTGGTCAATATAAGAGACTAGCCAATTACAAAGAATGAATTTAACTTACTGTCCATATTCCTCGCGAGAAGGTGGGCCTCCGTATCTATAGTGTACCTCTGAACGCTGATATTCAGATTGGCCACTTTGGTAGGTCTCCCATGTCTGCTCCTGATAGTAACCCTGGCTTTCCGagtggtattggtggtgcTCCTCGCGGTGGAAGTTCTCCGCTGGAGCTGCGTAGCTAGAGTACTCATCGCGGCGCGGAGGCGGTTGTTGATAGACAGTTTCACTTTGATATTCGTATCCGTCGGGACGAGGACGGTATTCTTCGTGGTGAACCGGGTACTGACCGTAGCCTCCGTAGCTTGGTTCGCTTGACTGACTAAATCCACTATGGCGAGGAGGCTGTATTTGACTAAATGAGTCCCCTCCATATTGCTCGTGGCTCTCATGTTGGGGTCGACTCTGGTAAGAATTCCCACTGTCATAATTCTGAGGCCCTGGGCTCTCCCGATCAGGGTTTGAGCCGGTGTTATTGAGAAGCAAAGAGCCCATGCCTCCTACGAGTCCACCGAGTATACCGCCAATTGCACCTCCTCCCACAGCCTCGGCGGCAAAGTTCCCAATGACAGACCCACCGGACCCACCGGACCCTTGGCCTTCACCGGAGCTGCCGTGAGACTTGGGAAGAGCGAGCGGCTTGCCACATCCATGCCCGCAATCTTGCACGCCGTCTTTATGATTCCTGCCTTCAAGGACACCATCGCGGCTCAGCTGCTCGCGGAGGATATCTCGTTCCTCATCATTCTTTTCGCTCCACCACTTCTCAACAGTGGAGAACATGATTTGATGCATGTCAGCAGCTCCATCACGTCCAGATTTACGAAGAGCGGGATGATGGAAAACACCAGAAATGATTCTGTCAAGAGTTCGGTCGATATCggcatcctcatcgtccCAGCATGACATGAGCTGAGGAACCGACCATTTAACAACAGCTGACGCAACACGACCAGCGGGCTCATTCAGAATGTTTGAGAAGTGGTCTTTTGAGAGCATTGAGTGAGTCGGGTTTGAGCAGTCATCATCGTTGAACACAATGTGCTGTTGCTCCTGGCTGCTCTGGATCACTTCGGATGAACCTGTTTCGAGCTCAGACTTGACCTGCTTGATAATGGGAAGAATATAAGGAGCTAATATAGAGAATACAAAAAGGGTAATTTGGTCCTGAATTTGCTCAATCAGGCCAGGCAAGATTGGGATCTTTTCGATGGCCGCATTTATCTGTTTCAGTAGGTTGTCGTGCCACTCGAGGACTGGGTAGATCTGCCTCTGAACATTATTCAAGTAAAGAGTCCACTCTTCAGGTTCACGAGGATTGACGTTCTCGCCGTCATGTTTGGCTTCATCTGCCTTTGACTTGAAGCCATCCATCTGGCCAGTTTGGTCGTTGCTGTCACCAAGTAGACCATCGGGAATCTTGCTCAGTAAAGTCTGCAAGAAACTCTCAGAAGAATCCTGGTTCTCTGAATGGGCAACAATATTCTCCAAGGACTCAATTTCAGACTGCATTGTTTTATCGGACAACTCTCCCAGCACGGAATGGAAGAAATCCACTCCACCAAAGGTACCAGTCACGATTGGATAGACTTCGTCGGCGACACCGTTGACCTGTAGTTTGGTGTCGCGTCCGACGTGAGGGAAGACATCTATCTCTCCAAGTTCAATCAGACTGAGCTCAGTGTAGTTAGAGTGGGCAGCGTAATCTTCCAGGCAGTGCAATCCAGTGCCCAACAGTCGTAAAGCTTCATACAGGTCGTCCTTGTTCCTAGACTGGCCATAACGACGACCCATCTGAATTGATTGACCGAACACACGGCGAATCAATGCAGCCGAGGTGTCGATGCCTAGGTCCTCTGTTGCAATGTAGTGCTTCAAGCCTGTGTTTCCGGCCGTGTTAGTCAAATATCGACTACCGCATGATCGATCTTCATACCGGTGCGGGGGTCCACTGAAAGCTCTCGCTCTTCGTCAACGGGGCCACGCAGTCGACGATCGTAGTCACGCGCATCCTCGCCTGTGGCGTATCCCAAGGGGTTATCGATATGCTCCGTGGGTTGATAACATCCTAGACGTTCCGTCGTAACTTCAAACTCTCCGGTTCCGTATCTTTCCCAGGTCTCAGCGAAATTTTACTAGTCCCGATATCCGCTTTCACGACTCACCCAAAGCTCATAAAGCCCAGCACCCAGAGTAGGATACGGATGGCTTCGGCACTAACATATTTGACGGTACCCACATCGACTGCTTGGCTGTAATCACGCAACCAGTTACCGAAGTAGACGCGCTTCACGTCCAACTTGCCGAATTTCTTACCACCGGCGACTCTTGCCATGTAGAGAGTCAGAAGGACATCCTCAATATCTCCATGACGCCAGTTTTGACCTTCAAGGCGGGAAAGAGAGGCGATGTTACCAGCGCCAAATGCATATGCTTGACTGGAGAAAACGACCAGAATCAACAAGGACAAGCCCAGGTTCTGAAAAGACAGACCCATGGCTGAGAATGGTACAATTTTGGGGGATAAGTTATATGtgcaagaaagaagagaaggaatgacaagaagagaagaagacaagaagacaagagaaaaagagagagaaagaaagaaaaatcatcaaagtcatcaacCCCACCCATGTACAACACAGAACGTCAAACACTCGGTGGGGGAAGATCATGGGCTTGGCTTGCAGGTCTTGGCATTTCCTTGGCATGAGTGCGTATAGATACGCATACATACATCGATGTATGTATACGTAAATTTATTTGAGGGACAAGAACACCCAGTCGGCCGCTTATGCAGCCTTGTGATTGGTAGTCAGTTgagatgtcttttttttctccctaGAAAGGTTTCCTCTCATTGGTGGTGTAGCTAGAAGGATACTCACTTCTTCTAACGCAAGAGTCGGCCGCTCATACGGCCTTGTGATGCCTTTGCAGTTGGTCTTTTTAGATGTCTCTCTAGATATATGTGAAGGTGATAGAAAGAGCATAGTTACTTTGTGTAAGAGACTTCTCTACAATTTCCAACCTTCGATTCGAGAATATCTTATCATAGGGAACATTGCAAAGACGGGTGGGTGGATTACGGAGCACAGGGGGAAATAAATTAAAATAAGATgagactactccgtatatgaACTACACAAACTAATCAAGCTGAACGAACTAATTTAAATTGAAATAAACTAATAAAACTAGACAGACTAGACAGACTAGAAGAAACAGAAGGAATTGGAAGATCCAATAATAGGAGAAAGGGGATAATATAAGGGGGGGATAAATTAGGAGAGGGGAAAGAAATAGGAGAGACAAGTCAAAGCCGCATGCGGTCTCGATCCCGTCTCCGGCTTCACCGCCGTCTCCTTTTTCTTGAATTATATCTATTCTATTCCCTCTCTTCTACCTACAGGCTTAATTCCTTTCTATCTCTTTCTTCTACTCTTCTACTCTCTCCCACTGACCACTGACCACAAATGTCAGATCCTTTATCCCTCCCGCCATAAGCGCTTATCTTAGTCTTCCATTTCCCCGCTGATGTGCTGATGCGCCACTCTTGATTACTAGAACTTGGGATCTCTTACCATATCTTTCCTCGCTTTCCCACTCATCCTCGGTCTTGAATTCTAAACACTCAAACTCTGGTCCTCATTCAGCTGGTGTTGACAATCATGCATCACACAGTTCGttactaaaaaaaaaaaagctgtGACTTCAAAGAGGTTGCGACCATGGCACGCGCTGACGATTCATACTCCCGTGAGTCGGCCTTTCCCGTCATGAAAAACCGACTGGCGGGGGAGTCTGGATCGCTCCAGCGTCCTAAAAAGACGAGACCAGGCATTGAAACTGGACGGGCTGCCTCATATCACACTCTTCCGTCTCGAGATCTGAACAACTCCCAAGATCAGTTCTCCTTTTCCGATATTGCCGCCTACTCGCATTCTTCTATCAAACTCAAAAAGCGCAGCTCTATGGCTTCAAGCATGGCCATACCTGATACCATACCGGGTGAACAGCAATGGAACTCAGAACAGGAGTTGATGAATGCTTCTGAACACAATATATCCTCTGAAGCTCTCGACTCTCGCTCTTACAAAAACAAATCCATGAAATCTAAGATCCATATCAAGCCCATTCTGCGGAAAATCTCCCGGGATGGTGCACCTTCGACCTCAATCGATCTGTCCCGATCGTCCACTGACCAAGAGGGGTTGGGCATTTATATGAACTTCGAGCGGGAGCACCCGCGCAGCGAGTCCCTCGCAGGTGTTCCTTACAAGAGAACACCTTCCGGTCTTCACAATAGATCTACCAGTGGGACATCTCAGTTCTCAAATGGCTCAGGCTCGGCTACGAGCAAGCCCGGATCACAGTACGTGCATCCCATGAGACAGACGCCTCGAGCGTACACTCCACCATTAGGCCAGTCCTATGAGGAGTCGAGCCATGATAGTGAAGAATTGGATGAAAACCTCGACTCGGAACCTGCGTCTATCCAAGAAGCCCGTACTTCTTCAGGCCCGGCTCTACCCCGGCTGTCATTGCAGATCCAAGATGATTCTTTCACCCGTCTCCCCGGAATTTCACAAACCAATGTGACCAGTCGACCGTCCTTTGGGTACTCGCGGGAGACCGATAGTACTGCATCTCCGATGTCTAGAACGTCTCTCGACTTTGTTTTCCGATCCCGAACCCGAACTAGCACCGATCCGATCTCCCGTGCCGCTACGGTTCAGGCTGCCCGTCAGGCATTTGAGGAAAAAGAGGCTGCTAAAAATCGTCGGCTTGAAAAACAACAGATCAAAGCCGAAGAGAGGGGCTCCCGACGTCTTTTGAAACGACACACGTCGGAAGATCCTGAGTCTCCTGTGCAGTCCAGAGAGGAGATCTCTGAGAAGCCCCAGAGATTCATCGTACATGGGAGCGAAGAACCGTCGGCCTCGTGGAAATCCCAATCCAAAAGCACATGGGTTCTCTTCATGACCTGGCTTCGAACTCGAGTGTTCAAACTGCGACGAAAGATCAAGAAACTTAACTGATTCTGACATATTTCGTCCCTTTTTCATATGTTTTCCCTTTGTTTCACcgcttttctttgttttgttcCAAGTTCATTCTTCCAATGAGCGAGCGGTTGATTGTTCTTCTGGTGTATGACCTAggagttttttttccaccTTCATGGGGATATCGCTCAATATGAGCAGGATACACGGCGTCTTGATTGCTGTCTTTGCAACGCATGCGTTTGCCATCTCTAGGCAATCGCAGGTCGAGTGTCCTAGAGATAGGGACATAGTATTTCTGAGGGCATGTTTTTATGCATGGGAAACGAGAAATGTGGGATATGATTCCCCAATGTTGCCCGACCAAATTATGAAATGAAATTCATACCATTATTCATTTGTTTGTAACTGTAACCATCTAATGTTGTTTAGGGTCTATGGATATCATAGTAGTCACGTGATCAAGCTGCGCTGTCCGCGTCGTCCCCAATTTCCCGCAAAGACTACGGCGCACAGTAGCGACAACAAC
Above is a genomic segment from Penicillium digitatum chromosome 3, complete sequence containing:
- a CDS encoding NIMA-interacting protein TinC, with translation MGLSFQNLGLSLLILVVFSSQAYAFGAGNIASLSRLEGQNWRHGDIEDVLLTLYMARVAGGKKFGKLDVKRVYFGNWLRDYSQAVDVGTVKYVSAEAIRILLWVLGFMSFGYGTGEFEVTTERLGCYQPTEHIDNPLGYATGEDARDYDRRLRGPVDEERELSVDPRTGLKHYIATEDLGIDTSAALIRRVFGQSIQMGRRYGQSRNKDDLYEALRLLGTGLHCLEDYAAHSNYTELSLIELGEIDVFPHVGRDTKLQVNGVADEVYPIVTGTFGGVDFFHSVLGELSDKTMQSEIESLENIVAHSENQDSSESFLQTLLSKIPDGLLGDSNDQTGQMDGFKSKADEAKHDGENVNPREPEEWTLYLNNVQRQIYPVLEWHDNLLKQINAAIEKIPILPGLIEQIQDQITLFVFSILAPYILPIIKQVKSELETGSSEVIQSSQEQQHIVFNDDDCSNPTHSMLSKDHFSNILNEPAGRVASAVVKWSVPQLMSCWDDEDADIDRTLDRIISGVFHHPALRKSGRDGAADMHQIMFSTVEKWWSEKNDEERDILREQLSRDGVLEGRNHKDGVQDCGHGCGKPLALPKSHGSSGEGQGSGGSGGSVIGNFAAEAVGGGAIGGILGGLVGGMGSLLLNNTGSNPDRESPGPQNYDSGNSYQSRPQHESHEQYGGDSFSQIQPPRHSGFSQSSEPSYGGYGQYPVHHEEYRPRPDGYEYQSETVYQQPPPRRDEYSSYAAPAENFHREEHHQYHSESQGYYQEQTWETYQSGQSEYQRSEVHYRYGGPPSREEYGQESSVYGRPQPGYNEFENSGYRPQEGYGQREGGDGYRAERQYEDEERTRYRSGSRGEGSDEEHSHRHHRHHRHHHHHHHHHERSGLDSD
- a CDS encoding D-lactate dehydrogenase codes for the protein MARADDSYSRESAFPVMKNRLAGESGSLQRPKKTRPGIETGRAASYHTLPSRDLNNSQDQFSFSDIAAYSHSSIKLKKRSSMASSMAIPDTIPGEQQWNSEQELMNASEHNISSEALDSRSYKNKSMKSKIHIKPILRKISRDGAPSTSIDLSRSSTDQEGLGIYMNFEREHPRSESLAGVPYKRTPSGLHNRSTSGTSQFSNGSGSATSKPGSQYVHPMRQTPRAYTPPLGQSYEESSHDSEELDENLDSEPASIQEARTSSGPALPRLSLQIQDDSFTRLPGISQTNVTSRPSFGYSRETDSTASPMSRTSLDFVFRSRTRTSTDPISRAATVQAARQAFEEKEAAKNRRLEKQQIKAEERGSRRLLKRHTSEDPESPVQSREEISEKPQRFIVHGSEEPSASWKSQSKSTWVLFMTWLRTRVFKLRRKIKKLN